A part of Pirellulales bacterium genomic DNA contains:
- a CDS encoding PVC-type heme-binding CxxCH protein: MPTIRQLRSAQSRFLFVAIAVFAVGALFGLNTILRSADDAKPPATLEIHPGDHICLIGNTLADRMQHDGWLETYLYSRFPKENLVVRDLGFSGDELTLRLRSAGFGSPDEHLSIQKADVIFAFFGYNESFAGAEGIERFKRDLQGFIKHALGEKYNGHGAPQLVLFSPIAHENLHDRNLPDGTENNRRLALYTAAMAEVAKANYVPFVDLYEPTLNLYAKADKPLTINGIHLNDEGDRQLAQVIDQDLFPGQPTPPRDPAAMEKLRQAIVDKDFIWFNRYRTVDGYSIFGGRADLSFRDGQTNRVVAQREMEVLDVMTANRDKRVWAVAGGGDLAVDDSNTPPFIPVKSNFPGKNPDGTHVFVDPEEEIKLMTVAKGMKVNLFASEKDFPELAKPVQMAFDPKGRLWVAVWPTYPHWKPKEEMNDKILILEDTKGTGRADKCTVFADHLHCPTGFEFYNGGVIVAQTPDVMFLKDSRGGDVCDTRVRVLDGIDSADTHHTANSFALDPGGALYFQEGTFMHTQVETPYAPTLHNVDAGVYRYEPRTQKFEAYVTYPFANPHGHAWDHWGQDFVFDGTGANPYHGALFSGHLDYPDKHNHPPQVYQQRTRPCPGAEIMSSRHFPDSMQGNLLVANVIGFQGILQYKLNDDGASFHGTEAEPIVSSTDFNFRPSDLKIGPDGAIYFLDWHNPIIGHMQHNLRDPNRDRTHGRVYRITYEGRPLLKPVEIAGQPIEKLLDLLKEPEDRVRNRVKIELGGRDSDQVTAAAQNWAAALDTKDPNYEHNLLEALWIHQYHNVVSVDLLKRLLASPDFHARAAATRVLCYWRDRVPEALELLKKMAADESPRVRLEAIRAASFFKVPEAIEVVLVSQDFPTDEYINFVRGETLRALEPHVKRAIAGGVAIQFTTPAGARYFLKNVGTDDLLKMKRSQAVFVELLSRAGVRDEFRQEAVAELAKLENKSQVRVLLDAIHSQDEQQIHLDGSVLFDLVRTLTAHGSAELASVRGELEKLCTGAKQAVTRQLAFAALIAADGNVEGAWTLATKSLRSLQDLVTAMPLVRDPNQRAALYPKVQPLLNNLPKELASAGGGKPSMGRYVRVELPGRARTLTLAEVEVYSEGRNVARQGKAKQISTAFGGDASHAIDGNTSGDFSRGGQTHTTEDVPDPWWEVDLGSEFPIDSIAVYNRTDEDFGNRLNGFTLKVLDSTRKIVFEKRRIPAPKPEAVYEVGGAASEALLRRAAMNALVTVRGQETATFKALEKFVGDDAERQAAIQAIARVPTSYWPKEDARPLLDTLLAYIRKVPIPERTSPAAVDALQMADTLAALLPRSDAKLYRKELGELGVRVIRLATMPDQMLFDKERFAVQAGKPAEIAFDNTDIMPHNLVVSRPGSLEEIGGLADSTGTQPGAMDRQYVPASPKILFSSQLLMPRGAQKIDFTAPMQPGVYPFVCTFPGHWRRMHGAMYVVADLDEYLVDPEAYLAKNPLPIADELLKYNRPRTDWKLAELAPLVKETDHGRSFTNGKQLFTVANCIACHKLNGVGTVVGPDLAQPNPKKQPVDVLRDILEPSYEINEKFQSYILTLDDGRQVTGLITEETPDVVKVMENPLVKCDPTVVKKASISERLKSPKSIMPEGLLSQLTREEILDLVAYVAAHGDAQSKLFSK, from the coding sequence ATGCCCACGATTCGACAGTTGCGTTCCGCTCAGTCCCGATTTCTCTTCGTTGCGATAGCGGTCTTTGCCGTTGGCGCATTGTTCGGGCTGAACACGATTCTCAGGTCGGCTGACGATGCAAAGCCGCCCGCGACGCTGGAGATTCATCCAGGCGACCATATCTGCCTGATCGGTAATACGCTGGCTGATCGGATGCAGCATGATGGTTGGTTGGAGACTTATCTCTACAGCCGATTTCCCAAGGAAAACCTCGTTGTCCGCGATTTGGGATTCTCGGGAGACGAATTGACGCTACGGCTGCGGTCGGCGGGGTTTGGCAGTCCCGACGAGCATCTATCGATCCAGAAGGCCGACGTGATTTTTGCTTTCTTCGGATACAACGAATCGTTCGCCGGCGCCGAGGGGATCGAGAGATTCAAGCGCGATCTTCAAGGCTTCATCAAGCACGCGCTCGGCGAGAAGTACAACGGCCATGGCGCTCCGCAGCTCGTTCTCTTCTCGCCCATAGCGCATGAGAACTTGCACGATCGCAATCTGCCCGACGGGACGGAGAACAACCGCCGGCTCGCGCTCTATACGGCCGCAATGGCCGAGGTCGCGAAAGCCAACTACGTGCCATTCGTCGATCTCTATGAGCCGACGCTCAATCTGTACGCCAAGGCCGACAAGCCGCTCACGATCAACGGGATCCATCTCAATGACGAGGGCGATCGGCAGCTTGCCCAAGTGATCGACCAGGACCTGTTTCCCGGCCAGCCGACGCCGCCGCGCGATCCGGCGGCGATGGAAAAACTGCGGCAGGCGATCGTTGACAAGGATTTCATCTGGTTCAACCGCTATCGAACGGTAGACGGCTATTCGATCTTCGGCGGCCGGGCCGATTTGAGCTTCCGCGACGGGCAGACCAATCGCGTCGTCGCCCAGCGCGAGATGGAGGTGCTCGACGTGATGACCGCCAACCGCGACAAGCGGGTTTGGGCGGTCGCCGGCGGCGGCGATCTTGCAGTCGATGATTCCAACACTCCGCCGTTCATCCCGGTGAAGTCGAATTTCCCCGGCAAGAATCCCGATGGCACGCACGTGTTCGTCGATCCCGAGGAAGAGATCAAGTTGATGACGGTGGCCAAGGGGATGAAGGTGAACCTGTTCGCCTCGGAGAAGGATTTCCCCGAGCTGGCCAAGCCCGTGCAAATGGCGTTCGATCCGAAGGGGCGGCTGTGGGTCGCCGTCTGGCCGACCTATCCGCATTGGAAGCCGAAAGAGGAGATGAACGACAAGATTCTGATCCTCGAAGACACGAAAGGGACCGGCCGCGCGGATAAGTGCACGGTGTTCGCCGATCATCTGCACTGCCCGACGGGATTCGAGTTTTACAACGGCGGCGTGATCGTGGCTCAAACGCCTGACGTCATGTTCCTCAAGGACTCGCGCGGCGGCGACGTATGCGACACGCGCGTCCGCGTTCTCGACGGCATCGACTCGGCCGACACGCACCACACGGCCAATAGTTTCGCGCTCGATCCGGGCGGGGCCCTCTATTTCCAAGAGGGCACGTTCATGCACACGCAGGTTGAAACGCCCTATGCTCCGACGCTCCACAACGTCGACGCCGGCGTCTATCGCTACGAGCCGCGCACGCAGAAGTTCGAGGCCTACGTCACGTATCCCTTCGCCAATCCGCACGGCCACGCCTGGGACCACTGGGGCCAGGATTTCGTCTTTGACGGCACTGGGGCCAATCCATATCACGGGGCGCTCTTCTCGGGGCACCTCGACTATCCGGACAAGCACAACCATCCGCCGCAAGTTTATCAGCAGCGGACCCGCCCTTGCCCGGGGGCCGAGATCATGTCGAGCCGGCATTTCCCCGATTCGATGCAGGGAAACCTGCTCGTGGCCAACGTGATCGGTTTTCAGGGCATCTTGCAATACAAGCTCAATGACGACGGGGCAAGCTTCCACGGCACCGAGGCCGAGCCGATCGTCTCCTCAACCGATTTCAATTTCCGCCCGTCCGACCTGAAGATTGGTCCCGACGGCGCGATCTATTTCCTCGATTGGCACAATCCGATCATCGGCCACATGCAGCACAATCTCCGCGATCCCAATCGCGATCGAACGCACGGGCGAGTCTACCGCATCACCTACGAAGGCCGCCCGCTGTTGAAGCCGGTCGAAATCGCCGGACAGCCGATCGAAAAGCTGCTCGATTTGCTCAAGGAGCCGGAAGACCGCGTGCGCAATCGCGTGAAGATCGAGTTGGGCGGGCGCGACAGCGATCAGGTGACGGCAGCGGCGCAGAACTGGGCCGCCGCTCTCGATACCAAGGATCCGAATTACGAGCACAACCTGCTCGAAGCGCTCTGGATTCATCAATACCACAACGTCGTCAGCGTCGATCTCTTGAAGCGGCTGCTGGCCTCGCCCGATTTCCATGCTCGGGCGGCGGCGACGCGCGTGCTCTGTTACTGGCGCGATCGGGTGCCTGAAGCGCTCGAGTTGCTCAAGAAAATGGCGGCCGACGAGAGCCCGCGAGTGCGGCTCGAGGCGATCCGCGCGGCGAGCTTCTTCAAAGTGCCCGAGGCGATCGAAGTCGTGCTCGTCTCGCAAGATTTTCCGACCGACGAATACATCAACTTCGTCCGCGGCGAAACGCTGCGAGCGCTCGAACCGCACGTCAAGCGGGCGATTGCCGGCGGCGTTGCGATTCAGTTCACGACGCCCGCCGGGGCTCGCTACTTTCTCAAGAACGTCGGCACCGATGACCTGCTAAAGATGAAGCGCAGCCAGGCGGTCTTTGTGGAATTGCTTTCTCGGGCGGGAGTTCGCGATGAATTTCGCCAAGAGGCGGTCGCCGAATTGGCCAAGCTCGAGAACAAAAGCCAAGTGCGCGTGCTGCTCGATGCGATCCATAGCCAGGACGAGCAGCAGATTCATTTGGACGGCAGCGTGCTCTTCGATCTGGTGCGAACGCTGACAGCGCACGGCTCGGCGGAATTGGCGAGCGTCCGCGGCGAACTGGAAAAGCTCTGCACCGGCGCCAAGCAAGCGGTCACGCGGCAGCTTGCCTTCGCCGCCTTGATCGCGGCCGACGGAAATGTCGAAGGCGCGTGGACGCTCGCCACGAAATCGCTCCGAAGTCTACAAGACCTCGTGACCGCTATGCCGCTGGTCCGCGATCCGAACCAACGGGCGGCCCTCTATCCGAAGGTGCAGCCGCTCTTGAACAACCTGCCGAAAGAACTCGCCTCGGCGGGCGGCGGCAAGCCGAGCATGGGCCGCTACGTCCGCGTCGAGCTGCCCGGCCGCGCACGGACGCTAACCTTGGCGGAAGTCGAGGTCTACAGCGAAGGCCGCAACGTCGCGCGGCAAGGAAAGGCGAAGCAAATCAGCACGGCCTTCGGCGGCGACGCTAGCCACGCGATCGATGGCAACACCAGCGGCGATTTTAGCCGCGGAGGCCAAACGCACACCACCGAAGACGTTCCCGATCCGTGGTGGGAGGTGGACCTCGGCTCGGAGTTCCCGATCGATTCGATCGCCGTCTATAACCGAACCGATGAAGATTTTGGAAACCGGCTCAATGGGTTCACGCTCAAGGTGCTCGATTCGACTCGCAAAATCGTTTTCGAGAAGCGCCGTATCCCGGCCCCGAAGCCGGAGGCCGTCTACGAGGTCGGCGGCGCCGCCTCGGAAGCGCTCTTGCGGCGTGCCGCGATGAACGCGCTGGTGACCGTTCGCGGGCAAGAGACGGCGACATTCAAGGCACTCGAAAAGTTCGTCGGCGACGATGCCGAGCGGCAGGCGGCAATCCAGGCGATCGCGCGGGTTCCCACGAGCTATTGGCCAAAGGAAGACGCCCGTCCGCTCTTGGATACGCTCTTGGCCTATATCCGCAAGGTGCCGATTCCCGAGCGGACCTCTCCCGCGGCGGTCGACGCGCTGCAAATGGCCGATACGTTGGCGGCGCTCTTGCCGCGCTCCGATGCCAAACTGTACCGCAAGGAATTGGGCGAGTTGGGAGTCCGCGTAATCCGCTTGGCCACCATGCCCGATCAGATGCTGTTCGACAAGGAGCGGTTCGCCGTGCAGGCGGGCAAGCCTGCGGAGATCGCTTTCGACAATACCGATATCATGCCGCACAATCTCGTCGTGTCGCGGCCCGGATCGCTGGAAGAAATCGGCGGCCTGGCCGACAGCACTGGCACGCAACCCGGCGCGATGGATCGGCAATACGTTCCCGCTTCGCCCAAGATTCTGTTTTCGAGTCAACTGTTGATGCCGCGCGGCGCGCAAAAGATCGACTTCACCGCTCCCATGCAGCCCGGCGTCTATCCGTTTGTCTGCACGTTCCCCGGCCACTGGCGGCGAATGCACGGGGCGATGTACGTCGTCGCCGATCTCGACGAATACCTGGTCGATCCGGAGGCCTATCTCGCCAAGAATCCGCTGCCGATCGCCGATGAACTGCTCAAGTACAATCGGCCACGGACGGATTGGAAGCTCGCGGAACTCGCGCCGCTAGTGAAGGAGACGGACCACGGTCGCTCATTCACCAACGGCAAGCAGCTATTTACCGTCGCCAACTGCATCGCCTGCCACAAGCTCAACGGAGTGGGGACCGTGGTCGGTCCCGATCTGGCGCAACCCAATCCGAAGAAGCAGCCGGTCGACGTTCTCCGTGATATCCTTGAGCCTTCCTACGAGATCAACGAGAAATTCCAGAGCTACATCCTCACACTGGACGACGGCCGGCAGGTGACCGGGTTGATTACCGAGGAAACTCCGGACGTAGTGAAAGTGATGGAAAACCCGTTAGTCAAATGCGATCCAACCGTCGTGAAGAAAGCAAGCATTAGCGAGCGGCTGAAATCGCCCAAGTCGATCATGCCGGAGGGTTTGCTGAGCCAACTCACGCGCGAGGAGATTCTCGACCTAGTGGCATATGTGGCCGCGCACGGCGATGCGCAAAGCAAGTTGTTCTCAAAATAG
- a CDS encoding PIN domain-containing protein — protein sequence MDAAFYIALSSSRDQNHLIARQFAGSFTGRVITTEDVLTEVANFLSHPVHREKTVKLLEELRADPKTEVISSSHELWDRGLDLYARRPDKGWSLTDCISFAVMTERGLTEALTADRGAIEERYSVIESLLSSR from the coding sequence TTGGACGCGGCCTTCTACATCGCGCTATCCAGCTCGCGCGATCAGAACCACTTGATCGCCCGGCAGTTCGCCGGTTCATTTACCGGTCGTGTCATAACGACCGAAGACGTGCTGACTGAGGTTGCGAATTTTCTATCGCATCCGGTGCACCGCGAGAAAACGGTCAAGCTACTGGAGGAACTGCGAGCCGATCCGAAGACGGAGGTCATTTCGTCGTCGCACGAACTTTGGGATCGCGGACTTGACCTTTACGCCCGGCGTCCGGACAAGGGATGGTCGCTGACCGATTGCATCTCGTTCGCCGTAATGACGGAACGGGGATTGACGGAGGCGCTCACTGCCGATCGAGGTGCTATTGAAGAACGATATTCAGTGATCGAGTCGCTGCTCTCGTCGCGATAA
- a CDS encoding caspase family protein, whose product MNLVFRPISESESPAAGTLYMHAAGAEHQERLDLATLVLKRGVASLRQGEGPIRQIVVGADPTLDEMLAATIADELLAGRQLPTGLEAFARYAALVREGLTPSKISLETSLEGTYLAIRSAAGENLADAANGERFAADWSRMAAAILQAAAAGQDPFASSLFAQGAEFARERAFLASDRAVYGHDLRRGEQWIVSIPGGPPQGRALVLRQPKSLLFKQWSRSEKDSAATQPFIFLAVQWGPRQWVFTTDPIQRLPIKSLADLLQAAEETCDAAAAKRDPWFDGKPFGHTLVAAPRQGTKLSDRQVLGIVRRWSRARGARPSPRWAMAAAALVLICGLPLYLYVYQTPPDPKPRGLEFVKVSADTAGEPIDVHGGKNYALIFAGDEYKHWPKLCNAESDARRIAEILRDEYGFIVDPCIGADYTNNRFFDKVREYRNKDFQPNDQLLIYIAGHGEKIEQKGYLVATDSLASTESINDRIRSYYSLAELHDDMEKTALRCRHVFLVLDTCFGGMFDFDTATNQVSRGHDDELTPMPKAALVARKMQHRCCAYLASVGRHTASDGQCGEHSPFAKPLIAMLDAAKPGDVLTIPHWFVAVDSDETDPRNGLLRGSESGGDFVFIRK is encoded by the coding sequence GTGAATTTGGTCTTTCGTCCGATTTCTGAATCTGAATCGCCCGCGGCTGGAACGCTCTACATGCACGCGGCCGGGGCAGAGCATCAGGAGCGATTGGACCTGGCGACGCTCGTGCTCAAGCGCGGCGTTGCCTCGCTCCGCCAAGGGGAAGGTCCGATTCGGCAGATCGTCGTCGGGGCCGATCCGACGCTCGATGAGATGCTGGCGGCCACGATCGCCGATGAGTTGCTCGCCGGCCGGCAGTTGCCCACCGGATTAGAGGCTTTCGCCCGGTATGCGGCGCTCGTTCGTGAAGGGCTGACGCCGAGCAAGATTTCGCTCGAAACGTCGCTCGAAGGAACCTACTTGGCGATCCGCAGCGCAGCGGGCGAGAATCTGGCGGACGCCGCCAATGGCGAGCGGTTCGCCGCCGATTGGTCGCGGATGGCAGCGGCCATCTTGCAGGCAGCAGCCGCCGGGCAGGATCCGTTTGCTTCGTCGCTCTTTGCCCAGGGGGCCGAGTTTGCCCGCGAGCGGGCCTTCTTGGCGAGCGACCGCGCCGTCTATGGCCATGACCTCCGCCGCGGCGAGCAATGGATCGTGAGTATTCCGGGCGGGCCGCCGCAAGGGCGAGCGCTGGTGCTTAGACAGCCGAAAAGCCTGCTCTTCAAGCAATGGAGCCGGAGCGAAAAGGATTCCGCCGCCACGCAGCCGTTCATCTTTCTGGCCGTGCAATGGGGGCCGCGGCAATGGGTGTTCACGACCGATCCCATCCAGCGGCTGCCGATCAAATCGCTTGCCGATTTGCTGCAAGCTGCGGAAGAGACGTGCGATGCGGCGGCGGCCAAGCGCGATCCTTGGTTTGATGGAAAGCCGTTCGGCCACACGCTCGTCGCCGCGCCGCGGCAAGGGACGAAGCTCTCCGATCGCCAAGTGCTCGGCATCGTGCGGCGTTGGAGCCGGGCTCGCGGCGCGCGGCCATCGCCGCGCTGGGCGATGGCCGCTGCCGCGCTGGTTTTGATTTGCGGCTTGCCGTTGTACTTATACGTTTACCAAACGCCGCCCGATCCGAAACCGCGTGGACTCGAATTCGTGAAAGTTTCGGCCGATACGGCGGGCGAGCCGATCGACGTCCACGGTGGCAAGAACTATGCCCTGATCTTCGCCGGCGACGAATACAAGCATTGGCCGAAGCTCTGCAACGCCGAGAGCGATGCGCGCAGGATCGCCGAGATTCTTCGCGACGAATATGGATTCATCGTCGATCCCTGCATCGGCGCCGACTACACTAACAATCGGTTCTTCGACAAAGTGCGCGAGTATCGCAATAAGGATTTCCAACCGAACGATCAACTCCTGATTTACATCGCCGGCCACGGAGAAAAAATCGAACAAAAGGGTTACTTGGTGGCGACCGACTCGTTGGCGTCGACCGAGAGCATCAACGATCGGATTAGGAGCTATTATTCGCTGGCCGAGCTGCACGACGACATGGAAAAGACGGCCCTGCGCTGCCGGCACGTGTTTCTCGTCCTCGACACCTGCTTCGGTGGAATGTTCGACTTCGACACGGCCACCAATCAAGTTTCGCGCGGCCACGACGACGAACTGACGCCGATGCCAAAGGCGGCACTGGTCGCCAGAAAAATGCAGCATCGCTGCTGCGCGTACCTGGCGTCGGTCGGGAGGCACACGGCCTCCGACGGACAGTGCGGCGAGCACTCACCATTTGCGAAGCCGCTGATCGCAATGCTCGATGCGGCCAAGCCGGGCGACGTGTTGACGATCCCGCATTGGTTCGTGGCAGTCGATAGCGATGAAACGGACCCCCGCAACGGCCTGTTGCGCGGCAGCGAATCCGGCGGCGATTTCGTTTTCATTCGGAAGTAA
- a CDS encoding DUF1080 domain-containing protein: protein MKPRVLLSISVLAILSATGAFAANVAEPSEPKPDKDGFYSLFDGKSLDGWKVGKNAESWKVQDGMIVVNGPGPSHLFYDGPVHNHDFKNFHLKAMVMTFPHANSGIYFHTKYQESNWPNQGFEAQVNATHSDWKKTGSLYDVVNVRDPHHEDNKWFLYEIIVQGDHVLLKIDGQTVCDWTQPADFKPPQGHSGRFLQHGTFALQGHDPGSKTYFKEILVKPLDE from the coding sequence ATGAAACCGCGAGTGCTGTTATCTATTTCTGTGCTGGCAATTCTTTCCGCGACGGGTGCTTTCGCGGCGAATGTCGCCGAGCCTTCCGAGCCGAAGCCGGACAAGGACGGGTTCTATAGTCTCTTCGACGGTAAATCGCTCGATGGCTGGAAGGTCGGCAAGAACGCCGAATCGTGGAAGGTGCAGGATGGGATGATCGTGGTCAACGGTCCCGGCCCATCCCATCTGTTCTACGACGGCCCGGTGCACAATCACGACTTCAAGAACTTCCACTTGAAGGCGATGGTGATGACCTTCCCCCATGCCAATTCGGGAATCTACTTCCACACGAAGTACCAGGAGTCGAACTGGCCGAATCAGGGTTTCGAGGCCCAAGTGAACGCGACGCACAGCGACTGGAAGAAGACCGGCAGCCTCTATGACGTCGTGAACGTCCGAGATCCGCATCATGAAGACAACAAGTGGTTCTTGTACGAGATCATCGTCCAAGGAGATCACGTCCTGCTCAAGATCGACGGCCAGACGGTCTGCGACTGGACCCAACCGGCCGATTTCAAGCCGCCGCAAGGTCATTCCGGCCGCTTTCTCCAGCACGGCACCTTCGCGCTGCAAGGGCACGATCCGGGGAGCAAGACGTATTTCAAGGAGATTCTCGTCAAGCCGCTGGACGAGTAG
- a CDS encoding DUF1559 domain-containing protein has translation MNSSIIKRHIARHRAFTLVELLVVIAIIGILIALLLPAIQAAREAARRVRCANNLNQLALGCLNFESAEKLFPYGRKYDSWDTFTWTELILPQIEEKVVYNGYDQLPKRGFAQASPGANGPIGPDPQMEIARMTLLPIFCCPSDPTCPAKDEFAPPPPNNSYGFYRMSYRACTGSGDMYGTKTDTTSGPWGRGIFGVIPGQSFDIRRPGTRVKEITDGTSKTLLLSEGLTTGVPGWGGPISETIYGNMGGGLFSASLTPNSTAPDRVIGPCPRDQGDTDYKPPCLSLGSNAWYTPSAAGAHAAARSDHPGGVNVAIADGSVRFVDELVDTSVWRGLATKAGGESVTLP, from the coding sequence ATGAATTCATCGATAATCAAGCGGCACATCGCCAGGCACCGAGCGTTCACGCTCGTGGAACTGCTCGTCGTCATCGCTATCATCGGCATCTTGATCGCGCTATTGCTGCCGGCGATCCAGGCCGCGCGGGAAGCAGCGCGGCGCGTCCGCTGCGCGAATAACCTGAATCAGCTAGCCTTGGGGTGCCTCAATTTCGAGTCCGCGGAGAAGCTGTTTCCGTATGGCCGAAAATATGACAGTTGGGACACCTTCACTTGGACCGAGCTGATTCTGCCGCAGATCGAGGAAAAGGTTGTCTACAACGGCTACGATCAGCTCCCGAAACGCGGCTTTGCCCAGGCGTCGCCGGGGGCGAACGGGCCGATTGGCCCTGACCCGCAGATGGAAATTGCGCGAATGACGCTGCTGCCCATTTTCTGTTGCCCCAGCGATCCCACTTGCCCGGCGAAGGATGAATTTGCCCCGCCCCCGCCCAACAACTCCTACGGGTTTTACCGGATGAGCTACCGCGCCTGCACCGGCAGCGGAGACATGTATGGCACGAAGACCGATACGACTTCAGGGCCATGGGGTCGCGGCATCTTCGGAGTTATCCCCGGGCAAAGTTTCGACATTCGGCGGCCGGGGACTCGGGTCAAAGAGATCACCGACGGGACGTCGAAGACGTTATTGCTCTCCGAGGGTTTGACGACCGGCGTCCCCGGCTGGGGCGGGCCGATCAGCGAAACGATTTATGGCAACATGGGGGGCGGGCTGTTCTCGGCGAGCTTGACGCCAAACTCCACCGCGCCGGACCGAGTCATCGGGCCCTGCCCCCGCGATCAGGGAGACACCGACTATAAGCCCCCCTGCTTGAGCCTGGGTTCAAACGCCTGGTACACTCCGAGCGCCGCCGGCGCTCACGCCGCCGCGCGCAGCGACCATCCGGGCGGAGTCAACGTGGCCATCGCCGATGGTTCCGTTCGTTTCGTCGACGAGCTGGTTGATACGTCAGTTTGGCGCGGCCTGGCGACCAAAGCCGGCGGAGAATCCGTTACGTTGCCGTAG